A single Cupriavidus sp. D39 DNA region contains:
- a CDS encoding aspartate aminotransferase family protein: MDAAKTVIPDLDALWMPFTANRQYKAAPRLLDSASGMYYTSHDGRQILDGCAGLWCVAAGHCRQEIADAVARQVQTLDYAPPFQMSHPLTFEAATKVAAIMPAGLDRIFFTNSGSESVDTALKIALAYHRARGEGQRTRVIGRERGYHGVGFGGMAVGGIGPNRKAFSANLMPGTDHLPATLNIAEAAYSKGQPTWGAHLADDLERILALHDPSNVAAVIVEPLAGSAGVLVPPVGYLEKLREITSKHGILLIFDEVITAFGRLGAATAAERFKVTPDLITMAKAINNAAVPMGAVAVRREVHDTVVNAAAPGAIEFLHGYTYSGHPLAMAAAIATLDIYKNENLFGRAAELAPKFEAAVHAVRGAPHVKDIRNLGLVAGIELEPRPGQPGARGYEAFLKCLERGVLVRFTGDILAFSPPLIITEAQIDEMFDTVKTVLQELQ; this comes from the coding sequence ATGGATGCCGCCAAGACTGTGATCCCCGATCTCGATGCCCTGTGGATGCCGTTTACCGCCAACCGCCAGTACAAGGCGGCCCCGCGCCTGCTCGACTCCGCCAGCGGCATGTATTACACCTCGCATGACGGCCGCCAGATCCTCGACGGTTGCGCCGGCCTGTGGTGCGTCGCTGCCGGCCATTGCCGCCAGGAGATCGCGGACGCGGTCGCCCGCCAGGTGCAGACCCTGGACTACGCGCCGCCTTTCCAGATGAGCCACCCGCTCACCTTCGAGGCCGCCACCAAGGTAGCCGCCATCATGCCGGCCGGGCTGGACCGCATCTTCTTCACCAATTCGGGCTCGGAATCGGTCGACACCGCGCTGAAGATCGCACTGGCGTATCACCGCGCCCGTGGCGAGGGCCAGCGCACCCGCGTGATCGGCCGCGAGCGCGGCTATCACGGCGTTGGCTTTGGGGGCATGGCGGTCGGCGGCATCGGCCCCAACCGCAAGGCCTTCTCGGCCAACCTGATGCCTGGCACGGACCACCTGCCGGCCACACTGAATATTGCCGAGGCAGCTTACTCCAAGGGCCAGCCGACCTGGGGCGCGCACCTGGCCGACGACCTGGAACGCATCCTGGCGCTGCACGACCCGTCCAACGTGGCCGCCGTCATCGTCGAGCCGCTGGCCGGCTCCGCCGGCGTGCTGGTGCCGCCGGTGGGCTACCTGGAAAAGCTGCGCGAGATCACCAGCAAGCACGGCATCCTGCTGATCTTCGACGAGGTCATCACCGCCTTCGGCCGCCTGGGCGCGGCCACAGCCGCCGAGCGCTTCAAGGTCACGCCGGACCTGATCACCATGGCCAAGGCCATCAACAACGCAGCCGTGCCGATGGGCGCGGTGGCGGTCCGGCGCGAAGTGCACGACACCGTGGTCAACGCCGCGGCACCGGGCGCCATCGAGTTCCTGCACGGCTACACCTATTCAGGCCACCCGCTGGCCATGGCTGCTGCCATCGCTACGCTGGATATCTACAAGAACGAGAACCTGTTCGGCCGTGCGGCCGAGCTGGCGCCGAAGTTCGAAGCCGCGGTGCACGCCGTGCGCGGCGCGCCGCACGTAAAGGACATCCGCAACCTCGGGCTGGTCGCCGGCATCGAGCTGGAGCCGCGTCCCGGCCAGCCGGGCGCGCGCGGCTACGAAGCCTTCCTGAAATGCCTGGAGCGCGGCGTGCTGGTGCGCTTCACCGGCGACATCCTCGCCTTCTCGCCGCCGTTGATCATCACCGAGGCGCAGATCGACGAGATGTTCGACACCGTGAAAACGGTCCTGCAAGAGCTGCAGTGA
- a CDS encoding amino acid permease produces MSLFRTKNIEAMLAAARDDGLKKVLGPVDLILMGIGAIIGTGIFVLTGTGALTAGPALTLSFVIAALACGFAALCYAEFASAIPVSGSIYTYSYATLGEIVAWMIGWDLLLEYGLATSAVSVGWSGYFQSLMAGFGLHLPAMLTAAPGAVPGVQTLFNLPAAVIMLLITWVVSYGVRESARLNNVMVAIKIAVVLLFIGVGVWHVKPANWQPFAPFGLDGIFNAAALVFFAFIGFDAVTSAAEEVRNPRRDLPIGIIGSLAVCTVLYVTVAAIMTGIVPFAKFAGIDHPVSLALQYAGENWVAGFVDLGAILGMTTVILVMTFGQTRIIFAMSRDGLLPERLSKVHPVHATPFFATWTVGIVFAFIAAFVPLNVLAELINIGTLSAFTLISVAVLVLRKTRPDLPRAFRCPGVPVVPLLSVGFCVFLMVHLQALTWAAFLAWLAIGLAIYFLYARRNAVLHGGA; encoded by the coding sequence ATGAGTCTGTTCCGCACCAAGAACATCGAGGCCATGCTGGCCGCCGCCCGCGACGATGGCCTCAAAAAGGTGCTCGGCCCCGTCGACCTGATCCTGATGGGCATCGGCGCCATCATCGGCACCGGCATCTTCGTGCTGACCGGCACCGGCGCGCTCACCGCCGGCCCGGCGCTGACCTTGTCCTTCGTGATCGCCGCACTGGCCTGCGGGTTTGCCGCGCTCTGCTACGCCGAGTTCGCGTCCGCGATCCCCGTCTCCGGCTCCATCTACACCTACAGCTACGCCACGCTCGGCGAAATCGTGGCCTGGATGATCGGCTGGGACCTGCTGCTTGAATATGGCCTTGCAACCTCGGCCGTATCGGTCGGCTGGTCCGGCTACTTCCAGTCGCTGATGGCGGGCTTCGGCCTGCACCTGCCAGCCATGCTCACCGCCGCGCCCGGCGCGGTGCCGGGCGTGCAGACGCTGTTCAACCTGCCCGCTGCCGTGATCATGTTGCTGATCACCTGGGTCGTGTCGTACGGCGTGCGCGAGTCGGCGCGCCTGAACAACGTGATGGTGGCCATCAAGATCGCGGTGGTGCTGCTCTTTATCGGGGTGGGCGTGTGGCACGTCAAGCCGGCCAACTGGCAGCCGTTCGCGCCGTTCGGGCTGGACGGCATCTTCAATGCCGCGGCGCTGGTGTTCTTCGCCTTTATCGGCTTCGACGCCGTGACCTCGGCCGCCGAGGAAGTGCGCAACCCGCGCCGCGACCTGCCGATCGGCATCATCGGCTCGCTGGCCGTCTGCACCGTGTTGTACGTGACGGTGGCGGCCATCATGACCGGCATCGTGCCCTTTGCCAAGTTCGCGGGCATCGACCATCCGGTGTCGCTGGCGCTGCAATATGCCGGCGAGAACTGGGTGGCCGGCTTCGTCGATCTGGGCGCCATCCTGGGCATGACCACGGTGATCCTGGTAATGACCTTCGGCCAGACCCGCATCATCTTCGCCATGTCGCGCGATGGCCTGCTGCCAGAGCGGCTGTCGAAGGTGCACCCGGTGCATGCCACGCCGTTCTTCGCCACGTGGACCGTGGGCATCGTGTTCGCCTTCATCGCTGCCTTCGTGCCGCTCAATGTGCTGGCGGAGCTGATCAATATCGGCACGCTGTCGGCCTTCACGCTGATCTCGGTGGCGGTGCTGGTGCTGCGCAAGACCCGGCCGGACCTGCCGCGCGCCTTTCGCTGCCCCGGCGTGCCGGTGGTGCCGTTGCTGTCCGTGGGCTTCTGCGTATTCCTGATGGTCCACCTGCAGGCGCTGACGTGGGCTGCCTTCCTGGCCTGGCTGGCAATTGGCCTGGCGATCTACTTCCTCTACGCGCGCCGCAACGCGGTGCTGCACGGCGGCGCCTGA
- a CDS encoding DUF2917 domain-containing protein — MRELRIFELDEPGRPVSWRAREGQSVKAVEGRLWLTVEGHLADIWLLPGAVFALPAGARVWLSGESDGARFTLAQTPAPLSWRWLGGLAGALKRRFGERRAGGAGQCPEPGL; from the coding sequence ATGCGCGAACTAAGGATCTTCGAACTGGATGAACCCGGCCGGCCGGTGAGCTGGCGCGCCCGCGAAGGGCAGAGCGTGAAGGCGGTCGAGGGTCGCCTGTGGCTGACGGTGGAAGGCCACCTTGCGGATATCTGGCTGCTGCCGGGAGCGGTCTTTGCGCTGCCGGCCGGCGCCAGGGTGTGGCTGTCCGGCGAAAGCGATGGCGCGCGCTTCACGCTCGCCCAGACGCCGGCACCGCTGTCATGGCGCTGGCTGGGTGGGCTGGCGGGTGCGCTGAAGCGCCGCTTCGGCGAGCGCCGTGCCGGCGGTGCCGGCCAGTGCCCGGAACCCGGTCTCTGA
- a CDS encoding HIT family protein, which produces MRSTVYDPNNIFARILRGELPCNKVYEDADTVAFMDIMPQSDGHVLVVTKEPAVELFDLSDAGAEAAIRTTKRVASAVRAAFSPDGISIGQFNGAAAGQTVPHVHFHIVPRYAERTLRGHGTDMQDPEILSQHAERIIAALREA; this is translated from the coding sequence ATCAGGAGTACCGTGTACGATCCCAACAATATCTTCGCCCGCATCCTGCGTGGCGAATTGCCTTGCAACAAGGTCTATGAAGACGCCGACACCGTCGCCTTCATGGACATCATGCCGCAGTCGGATGGCCACGTCCTGGTCGTGACCAAGGAACCCGCCGTCGAGCTGTTCGACCTGTCCGACGCCGGTGCAGAAGCCGCCATCCGCACCACCAAGCGCGTCGCTAGCGCGGTGCGCGCCGCCTTCTCGCCTGACGGCATCTCGATCGGCCAGTTCAACGGCGCCGCCGCCGGCCAGACCGTGCCGCATGTGCATTTCCATATCGTGCCGCGCTACGCCGAGCGCACCCTGCGCGGCCACGGCACCGACATGCAGGATCCGGAAATCCTCAGCCAGCACGCCGAGCGCATCATCGCCGCGCTGCGCGAAGCCTGA
- a CDS encoding PLP-dependent aminotransferase family protein — protein sequence MKLTLVPATGVPLTDQIVNEVKTWISSREVRPGARLPSIRQLAAEHGISRFPVIEAYDRLVSQGLLDSRHGSGFFVADSPLLARAANGWSDPRLAEDLSDHILEQFNHPSATLKLAGGFVPETWRDVEGLTQAIRQVSRNDILSVIHYATPMGSPELRQHVLTRVRQLGIAAELPQVLITTGASQALDLVVRRLLKPGDTVFVEDPGYYNLFGLLRLHGVRLVGVPQTRNGPDPDAAEALLREHKPKLFFTNSVLQNPTGATLSPPVAFRLLELARRHGFRFVEDDIFSDFQTNFTDRLATLDQLEHVIYIGGFSKTVSASLRIGYLVADKALIKELVDVKVLTSVAGSHFAEAVTAALLERGAYRKYMERLRLRVRQATASAVRRLGDAGWEVYCEPAGGNFLWARTHGIEDSRALVTLAEQHGVTLAPGNYFRPGGETSAWIRVNSAYVEEPRALAFLQEAGARER from the coding sequence ATGAAACTGACTCTCGTTCCCGCCACCGGCGTGCCCCTGACCGACCAGATCGTCAACGAGGTCAAGACCTGGATCAGCTCGCGCGAGGTGCGCCCCGGCGCCCGCCTGCCGTCGATCCGCCAGCTCGCGGCGGAGCATGGCATCAGCCGTTTCCCGGTAATCGAGGCCTATGACCGGCTGGTGTCGCAGGGCCTGCTGGATTCCCGCCACGGCTCGGGCTTCTTCGTCGCGGACAGCCCGCTGCTGGCGCGCGCCGCCAACGGCTGGTCGGACCCGCGGCTGGCGGAGGACCTGTCCGACCATATCCTGGAACAGTTCAACCATCCCAGCGCCACGCTCAAGCTGGCGGGCGGCTTCGTGCCAGAGACCTGGCGCGACGTCGAAGGGCTGACCCAGGCGATCCGCCAGGTCTCGCGCAACGACATCCTCAGCGTGATCCACTACGCCACGCCAATGGGCAGCCCGGAGCTGCGCCAGCATGTGCTGACGCGCGTGCGCCAGCTCGGCATCGCGGCTGAGCTGCCGCAGGTGCTGATCACCACGGGCGCCAGCCAGGCGCTGGACCTGGTGGTGCGGCGCCTGCTCAAGCCGGGCGATACGGTGTTCGTGGAGGATCCCGGCTACTACAACCTCTTCGGCCTGCTGCGCTTGCACGGCGTACGCCTGGTGGGCGTGCCGCAAACCCGCAACGGCCCCGACCCGGACGCCGCCGAGGCGCTGCTGCGCGAGCACAAGCCCAAGCTGTTCTTCACCAACAGCGTGCTGCAGAACCCCACCGGCGCGACCCTGTCGCCGCCCGTGGCGTTCCGCCTGCTGGAGCTGGCGCGCCGTCACGGCTTCCGCTTTGTCGAGGACGATATCTTCTCGGACTTCCAGACCAACTTCACGGACCGGCTGGCCACGCTCGACCAGCTCGAGCATGTGATCTATATCGGCGGCTTTTCCAAGACGGTGTCGGCCTCGCTGCGGATCGGCTACCTGGTGGCCGACAAGGCGCTGATCAAGGAACTGGTGGATGTGAAAGTGCTGACCAGCGTGGCGGGCTCGCATTTCGCGGAAGCCGTGACGGCGGCGCTGCTGGAGCGCGGCGCCTATCGCAAGTACATGGAGCGGCTGCGCCTGCGCGTGCGCCAGGCCACCGCGAGCGCGGTGCGGCGCCTGGGCGACGCCGGCTGGGAGGTGTATTGCGAGCCGGCGGGCGGCAATTTCCTGTGGGCCCGCACGCACGGGATCGAGGATTCGCGCGCGCTGGTCACGCTGGCCGAGCAGCATGGAGTGACGCTGGCGCCAGGCAACTACTTCCGGCCGGGCGGCGAGACCTCGGCCTGGATCCGCGTCAACTCCGCCTATGTCGAGGAGCCGCGCGCGCTGGCCTTCCTGCAGGAGGCCGGCGCGCGCGAACGGTGA
- a CDS encoding acyloxyacyl hydrolase, producing the protein MTNDKKNAGLAHRFALRIKALGAAAALGACAAAHADPGVHVAIGRDPGHNIDKYEVGVNWDSGFAWGNPQGWLAKLQWEAELAEWNARSGTNHQNVTEFGFSPILRVEKRGGSLVPFLEASVGVRMMSHKATSDEHRSGSLFQFSDMIGVGMAFGPKTAYEAGFRYQHVSNAGIKQPNPGSGFYTGYVRYRF; encoded by the coding sequence ATGACCAACGACAAGAAGAACGCCGGCCTTGCCCACCGGTTTGCATTGCGTATCAAGGCGCTTGGCGCCGCTGCTGCCCTCGGCGCATGCGCTGCCGCGCACGCCGATCCTGGGGTGCACGTGGCCATCGGCCGCGATCCCGGCCACAACATCGACAAGTACGAAGTTGGCGTGAACTGGGATTCCGGCTTTGCCTGGGGCAACCCGCAGGGCTGGCTGGCCAAGCTGCAGTGGGAGGCCGAACTGGCCGAATGGAACGCCCGCAGCGGCACCAATCACCAGAACGTGACCGAATTCGGCTTCTCGCCGATCCTGCGCGTGGAGAAGCGCGGCGGCTCGCTGGTGCCTTTCCTGGAAGCTTCGGTTGGTGTGCGCATGATGAGCCACAAGGCCACCTCGGACGAGCACCGCTCCGGCAGCCTGTTCCAGTTCTCCGACATGATCGGCGTGGGCATGGCCTTTGGCCCCAAGACTGCCTACGAAGCCGGCTTCCGCTACCAGCACGTCTCCAACGCCGGTATCAAGCAGCCCAATCCGGGCAGCGGTTTTTACACGGGTTACGTGCGCTATCGCTTCTGA
- the icmF gene encoding fused isobutyryl-CoA mutase/GTPase IcmF, translated as MTDLSDVQKGAQPSAPHQAQGPKGPVNKVRFVTAASLFDGHDASINIMRRILQSSGCEVIHLGHNRSVEEVVSAALQEDVQGIAISSYQGGHVEYFKYMVDLLRQRGGEHIQLFGGGGGVIVPDEIRELQAYGVARIFSPEDGQRLGLAGMIADMVQRCDIDLARYAPTTLDAMKGGDRRALAQLITALENGKAAPALADALRAEAAKMKTPVLGITGTGGAGKSSLTDELIRRIRLDQRDALSIAVISIDPSRRKSGGALLGDRIRMNAINHPNIFMRSMATREAGSEISQALPDVLAACKVGGFDLILVETSGIGQGDAAIVPHVDLSLYVMTPEFGAASQLEKIDMLDFADFVAINKFDRKGAQDAWRDVAKQVQRNREQWHAKPEEMPVYGTQASRFNDDGVTMLYQGLREALCARGMHAPAGVLPQLNGRTSTGQNVIVPPARNRYLAEIADTVRTYHRRVETQSRLARERQQLREARRMLLAASGPEGEGEALQTLATERDAALGAQERKLLAMWPEMRKAYSGDEYVVKIRDKEIRTTLTTTTMSGTTVRKVVLPRFEDEGEVLKWLMRENVPGSFPYTAGVFAFKRENEDPTRMFAGEGDAFRTNRRFKLVSEGMDAKRLSTAFDSVTLYGEDPHTRPDIYGKVGNSGVSIATLDDMKVLYDGFDLTSPSTSVSMTINGPAPTILAMFMNTAIDQQLDKFRADNNREPTADEEAKIRAWVLQNVRGTVQADILKEDQGQNTCIFSTEFSLKVMGDIQAYFVHHQVRNFYSVSISGYHIAEAGANPISQLAFTLSNGFTYVEAYLARGMHIDDFAPNLSFFFSNGMDPEYSVLGRVARRIWAVTLRDKYGANERSQKLKYHVQTSGRSLHAQEIDFNDIRTTLQALIAIYDNCNSLHTNAYDEAITTPTGESVRRALAIQLIINREWGVAKCENPNQGSFLIDELTDLVEEAVMQEFERIAERGGVLGAMETGYQRGKIQEESLYYEQRKHDGTLPIIGVNTFRNPNGDPTPQSLELARSSEEEKQGQLARLADFHARHADAAPAMLQRLRQAVIDNDNVFAVLMDAVRVCSLGQVTHALFEVGGQYRRNM; from the coding sequence ATGACCGATCTTTCCGATGTGCAGAAGGGCGCTCAACCCAGCGCTCCCCATCAGGCGCAGGGACCGAAAGGGCCCGTCAACAAGGTGCGCTTCGTCACCGCGGCCTCGCTGTTCGATGGCCATGACGCTTCCATCAACATCATGCGGCGCATCCTGCAGTCCTCTGGCTGCGAGGTGATCCATCTCGGGCATAACCGCTCGGTGGAAGAGGTGGTCAGCGCGGCCTTGCAGGAAGACGTGCAGGGCATTGCCATCTCCAGCTACCAGGGCGGCCACGTCGAGTACTTCAAGTACATGGTCGACCTGCTGCGCCAGCGCGGCGGCGAGCATATCCAGCTCTTCGGCGGCGGCGGCGGCGTGATCGTGCCGGACGAGATCCGCGAGTTGCAGGCCTACGGCGTGGCGCGGATCTTCAGCCCGGAAGACGGCCAGCGCCTGGGCCTGGCGGGCATGATCGCCGACATGGTGCAGCGCTGCGATATCGACCTGGCGCGCTATGCGCCCACCACGCTCGACGCGATGAAAGGCGGCGACCGCCGCGCGCTCGCGCAACTGATCACGGCGCTGGAAAACGGCAAGGCGGCTCCCGCGCTGGCTGACGCACTGCGCGCCGAGGCCGCCAAGATGAAGACGCCCGTGCTCGGCATCACGGGCACCGGCGGCGCGGGCAAGTCCTCGCTGACCGATGAGCTGATCCGCCGCATCCGGCTGGACCAGCGCGATGCGTTGTCCATCGCGGTGATCTCGATCGACCCGTCGCGCCGCAAGTCCGGCGGCGCGCTGCTGGGCGACCGCATCCGCATGAACGCGATCAACCATCCGAACATCTTCATGCGCTCGATGGCCACGCGCGAAGCCGGCTCCGAGATCTCACAGGCGTTGCCCGATGTGCTGGCCGCCTGCAAGGTGGGCGGCTTCGACCTGATCCTGGTGGAGACTTCGGGCATCGGCCAGGGCGATGCCGCCATCGTGCCGCACGTGGATTTGTCGCTCTATGTGATGACGCCCGAGTTCGGCGCCGCCAGCCAGCTCGAGAAAATCGACATGCTGGACTTCGCGGATTTCGTCGCCATCAACAAGTTCGACCGCAAGGGCGCGCAGGACGCCTGGCGCGACGTGGCCAAGCAGGTGCAGCGCAACCGCGAGCAGTGGCACGCCAAGCCCGAGGAGATGCCGGTGTACGGCACCCAGGCCTCGCGCTTCAACGACGACGGCGTGACGATGCTCTACCAGGGCTTGCGCGAGGCCCTTTGCGCGCGCGGCATGCATGCGCCGGCCGGCGTGCTGCCGCAGCTGAACGGGCGCACCTCCACCGGCCAGAACGTGATCGTGCCGCCGGCGCGCAACCGCTACCTGGCCGAGATTGCCGACACGGTACGCACTTATCATCGCCGCGTGGAAACGCAGAGCCGGCTGGCGCGCGAGCGCCAGCAACTGCGCGAGGCTCGGCGCATGCTGCTGGCCGCCTCCGGGCCGGAAGGCGAGGGCGAGGCGCTGCAGACACTCGCCACCGAACGCGACGCCGCGCTGGGCGCGCAGGAGCGCAAGCTGCTGGCGATGTGGCCGGAAATGCGCAAGGCCTACAGCGGCGACGAATACGTGGTGAAGATCCGCGACAAGGAAATTCGCACCACGCTCACCACCACCACCATGTCCGGCACCACGGTGCGCAAGGTGGTGCTGCCGCGCTTCGAGGACGAGGGCGAAGTGCTCAAGTGGCTGATGCGCGAGAACGTGCCAGGCAGCTTCCCCTACACCGCCGGCGTCTTTGCCTTCAAGCGCGAGAATGAAGACCCCACGCGCATGTTCGCCGGAGAGGGCGATGCCTTTCGCACCAATCGCCGCTTCAAGCTGGTCTCCGAAGGCATGGATGCCAAGCGCCTGTCCACCGCCTTCGACTCGGTCACGCTGTACGGCGAGGATCCGCACACGCGCCCGGACATCTACGGCAAGGTCGGCAACTCGGGCGTGTCGATCGCCACGCTGGACGACATGAAGGTGCTGTACGACGGCTTCGACCTCACCAGCCCGTCGACCTCGGTGTCGATGACCATCAACGGGCCCGCGCCCACCATCCTGGCGATGTTCATGAACACCGCCATCGACCAGCAGCTCGACAAGTTCCGCGCCGACAACAACCGCGAGCCCACCGCCGACGAGGAAGCCAAGATCCGCGCGTGGGTGCTGCAGAACGTGCGCGGCACGGTGCAGGCCGACATCCTCAAGGAGGACCAGGGCCAGAACACCTGCATCTTCTCCACCGAGTTCTCGCTCAAGGTGATGGGCGATATCCAGGCGTACTTCGTCCATCACCAGGTGCGCAATTTCTACTCGGTGTCGATCTCCGGTTATCACATCGCGGAGGCCGGAGCCAACCCGATCTCGCAGCTGGCGTTCACCTTGTCCAACGGCTTCACCTATGTGGAGGCGTATCTCGCGCGCGGCATGCATATCGACGACTTCGCGCCCAACCTGTCGTTCTTCTTCTCCAACGGCATGGACCCGGAGTACAGCGTGCTGGGCCGCGTGGCGCGACGCATCTGGGCGGTGACGCTGCGCGACAAATACGGCGCCAACGAGCGCAGCCAGAAGCTCAAGTACCACGTCCAGACTTCCGGCCGCTCGCTGCACGCGCAGGAGATCGACTTCAACGACATCCGCACTACGCTGCAGGCGCTGATCGCCATCTACGACAACTGCAATTCGCTGCACACCAACGCCTACGACGAAGCCATCACCACACCCACCGGCGAATCGGTGCGCCGCGCGCTGGCGATCCAGCTCATCATCAACCGCGAGTGGGGCGTGGCCAAGTGCGAGAACCCCAACCAGGGCAGCTTCCTGATCGACGAGCTGACCGACCTCGTGGAAGAGGCGGTGATGCAGGAGTTCGAGCGCATCGCCGAGCGTGGCGGCGTGCTCGGCGCGATGGAGACGGGCTACCAGCGCGGCAAGATCCAGGAAGAGTCGCTGTACTACGAGCAGCGCAAGCACGATGGCACGCTGCCCATCATCGGTGTCAATACCTTCCGCAATCCCAACGGCGACCCAACGCCGCAATCGCTCGAGCTGGCGCGTTCCAGCGAAGAGGAGAAGCAGGGGCAACTTGCGCGGCTGGCGGATTTCCACGCCCGCCATGCGGACGCCGCGCCGGCCATGCTGCAGCGGCTGCGCCAGGCCGTGATCGACAACGACAATGTGTTCGCGGTGCTGATGGATGCGGTGCGCGTGTGCTCGCTCGGGCAGGTGACGCATGCCCTGTTCGAGGTAGGAGGCCAGTACCGCCGCAATATGTGA
- a CDS encoding CoA-acylating methylmalonate-semialdehyde dehydrogenase: MNIAENRQIADIAHYIGGTVRAASLDRFADVFNPATGAVAGRVALGSAQDVDAAVAAAHAAFPAWSETAPLKRARILFKFKELLDRHHDDLAALITREHGKVFSDAKGEVTRGVEIVEFACGIPNLLKTDFTDNIGGGIDNWNLRQPLGVVAGITPFNFPVMVPMWMFPVALACGNTFVLKPSERDPSPSLLIADLLKQAGLPDGVFNVVQGGKEAVDALLAHKDVQALSFVGSTPIAEYIYTEGTKRGKRVQALGGAKNHLVVMPDADLDQAVDALIGAAYGSAGERCMAISVAVAVGDVADKLVPRLAERAKSLKIRNGMEDDAEMGPLVTAAHKAKVEGYIAKGVEEGAKLVTDGRGHKVEGHENGFYVGGTLFDNVTPDMTIYKEEIFGPVLSVVRVHDLAEAVDLINGHEYGNGVSCYTSDGGVARAFSRQIQVGMVGINVPIPVPMAWHSFGGWKRSLFGDHHAYGEEGIRFYTRYKSIMQRWPDSIGKGAEFTMPVAK; the protein is encoded by the coding sequence GTGAACATCGCAGAGAACCGGCAGATCGCCGACATCGCGCACTACATCGGCGGCACCGTGCGCGCCGCCTCGTTGGACCGGTTTGCCGACGTCTTCAACCCGGCCACCGGCGCCGTGGCCGGGCGCGTGGCGCTCGGCTCGGCGCAGGACGTGGATGCCGCGGTGGCAGCGGCGCACGCCGCGTTCCCGGCCTGGTCCGAGACCGCGCCGCTCAAGCGCGCGCGCATCCTGTTCAAGTTCAAGGAGCTGCTCGACCGCCACCATGACGACCTCGCCGCGCTGATCACGCGCGAGCACGGCAAGGTGTTCTCGGATGCCAAGGGCGAAGTCACCCGCGGCGTCGAGATCGTGGAGTTTGCCTGCGGCATTCCCAACCTGCTCAAGACCGACTTCACCGATAACATCGGCGGTGGCATCGACAACTGGAACCTGCGCCAGCCGCTGGGCGTGGTGGCCGGCATCACGCCGTTCAACTTCCCTGTGATGGTGCCGATGTGGATGTTCCCGGTGGCGCTGGCCTGCGGCAACACCTTCGTGCTCAAGCCGTCCGAGCGCGATCCCTCGCCCTCGCTGCTGATTGCCGACCTGCTCAAGCAGGCTGGCTTGCCGGATGGCGTGTTCAACGTGGTGCAAGGCGGCAAGGAAGCCGTTGACGCGCTGCTGGCGCACAAGGACGTGCAGGCGCTGTCCTTCGTCGGCTCCACGCCGATCGCCGAGTACATCTACACGGAAGGCACCAAGCGCGGCAAGCGCGTGCAGGCCCTGGGCGGCGCCAAGAACCACCTGGTGGTGATGCCCGACGCCGACCTCGACCAGGCCGTGGACGCGCTGATCGGCGCCGCCTATGGCTCGGCCGGCGAGCGCTGCATGGCCATTTCGGTCGCCGTGGCGGTGGGCGATGTCGCCGACAAGCTGGTGCCGCGCCTGGCTGAGCGCGCGAAATCGCTGAAGATCCGCAACGGCATGGAAGACGATGCCGAGATGGGGCCGCTGGTGACCGCCGCGCACAAGGCCAAGGTCGAAGGCTATATCGCCAAGGGCGTGGAAGAAGGCGCCAAGCTGGTGACCGACGGCCGCGGCCACAAGGTCGAGGGACACGAAAACGGCTTCTATGTGGGCGGCACGCTGTTCGACAACGTCACGCCGGACATGACCATCTACAAGGAAGAAATCTTCGGCCCGGTGCTGTCAGTGGTGCGCGTGCATGACCTGGCCGAAGCGGTGGACCTGATCAACGGCCACGAGTACGGCAACGGCGTGTCCTGCTACACCAGCGACGGCGGCGTGGCACGTGCGTTCTCGCGCCAGATCCAGGTGGGCATGGTGGGTATCAACGTGCCGATCCCGGTGCCGATGGCATGGCACTCGTTCGGCGGGTGGAAGCGCTCGCTGTTTGGTGATCATCATGCTTATGGCGAGGAAGGCATTCGCTTCTACACGCGCTACAAGAGCATCATGCAGCGCTGGCCGGATAGTATTGGCAAGGGCGCGGAATTTACGATGCCGGTGGCTAAGTGA